One Methanobacterium sp. genomic region harbors:
- a CDS encoding SulP family inorganic anion transporter has product MSFMSRIKSKINNLNTKNEVLSGTTVALALVPEAIAFSIIANVSPLVGLYTAVIIGLITALFGGRPGMISGATGAVAVVIVALVVTHGVEYLFAAVILMGIIQMTIGFLKLGKFIRMVPRAVMFGFLNGLAIIIFTSQFAQFHTADGGWLTGPLLWIMLGFVALSMAIIYLLPKVTKAIPASLAAIMAVSAVTIGLQIPTKTVGDIASIGGGLPAFHLPLVPINLETLAIILPYSLVMALVGLIESLLTLNVVSEMIESSGKGNKESVAQGIANTACGFFGGMGGCAMIGQSMINVSSGGRNRISGVTAAVVLLFIVLAGSSLVEKIPMAALVGVMFMVAIGTFEWASFRIIKKVPRIDVVVMVVVAGVTVIFNNLAVAVIIGVIISALSFAWNSAKKIHAHVSFDANNVKYYGISGPLFFGSTTAFKEIFDYSNDPDKIVIDFSDSKVMDHSAIEALNCTTERYAKLGKKVHIKHLSEDCKQLLDNASEIINVNY; this is encoded by the coding sequence ATGTCTTTTATGAGTAGAATAAAAAGTAAAATAAACAATTTAAATACAAAAAATGAAGTTTTATCAGGTACTACTGTGGCGTTGGCTCTTGTACCTGAAGCTATAGCATTTTCAATAATTGCAAATGTAAGTCCGCTGGTTGGTCTTTACACTGCAGTTATAATAGGATTAATTACCGCCCTTTTTGGAGGTAGGCCTGGAATGATTTCTGGTGCTACTGGTGCAGTTGCAGTGGTCATAGTCGCTTTAGTAGTAACACATGGTGTTGAATATCTGTTTGCAGCGGTAATTTTAATGGGCATTATACAAATGACAATTGGCTTTTTAAAGCTTGGGAAATTCATTCGTATGGTTCCACGAGCAGTGATGTTTGGATTTTTAAATGGTTTGGCTATAATTATATTTACATCTCAATTTGCGCAGTTTCATACAGCAGACGGCGGCTGGCTAACTGGCCCTCTGCTATGGATAATGTTAGGTTTTGTAGCACTATCAATGGCGATCATTTACCTGTTACCTAAAGTTACCAAGGCTATTCCTGCATCATTAGCTGCAATAATGGCAGTTTCGGCCGTTACAATAGGTTTACAGATACCAACAAAAACGGTTGGTGATATTGCATCAATTGGGGGAGGTTTGCCTGCATTCCATTTACCGTTAGTTCCTATTAATCTGGAAACTCTTGCAATTATATTGCCTTATTCGCTTGTTATGGCATTAGTAGGGTTAATTGAGAGTTTATTAACGTTAAATGTCGTTTCTGAAATGATTGAATCATCTGGAAAAGGAAATAAAGAAAGTGTAGCTCAAGGAATTGCCAATACAGCTTGTGGTTTCTTTGGGGGTATGGGAGGCTGTGCAATGATTGGTCAAAGTATGATAAATGTGAGTTCTGGAGGTAGAAACAGGATTTCTGGAGTTACAGCAGCAGTTGTACTATTATTCATTGTTTTAGCAGGTTCTTCATTGGTAGAAAAGATACCAATGGCTGCATTAGTTGGTGTAATGTTTATGGTTGCTATAGGTACATTTGAGTGGGCTTCATTTAGAATTATAAAAAAAGTGCCGAGAATAGATGTAGTTGTAATGGTAGTTGTGGCTGGAGTGACTGTAATCTTTAATAACCTTGCAGTAGCTGTAATAATTGGTGTTATTATTTCTGCATTATCCTTTGCCTGGAATAGCGCTAAAAAAATCCATGCACATGTATCATTTGATGCTAATAATGTGAAGTACTATGGAATAAGTGGCCCTTTGTTTTTCGGCTCAACAACGGCATTCAAGGAAATATTTGATTATTCAAATGACCCTGATAAAATAGTTATTGATTTCAGCGATTCTAAAGTTATGGATCACTCAGCAATTGAAGCTTTAAACTGCACAACTGAACGGTATGCTAAATTGGGGAAAAAGGTCCATATTAAACATTTAAGTGAGGACTGTAAGCAATTGTTAGATAACGCGTCAGAAATAATTAATGTTAATTACTGA
- a CDS encoding DUF371 domain-containing protein: MEYTFYAKGHKNVTSAHRSTFEVTMDKEIGIRADCIVGVSSKIKLVDLPPELREAIKDENTRIKVQLKTENAKDEIKGYGHPELTLDHPTDMVCRKSEFKCSRTLMIKSNKAAIDLKRELVEDLKEGKDLKVTILVE, encoded by the coding sequence ATGGAATATACTTTTTATGCTAAAGGACATAAAAATGTCACTTCTGCCCATAGATCAACATTTGAAGTTACTATGGATAAAGAAATAGGAATAAGGGCTGATTGTATTGTAGGGGTTTCATCTAAAATTAAGCTTGTAGATCTTCCTCCAGAACTTAGAGAAGCCATAAAAGATGAAAATACACGGATTAAAGTTCAACTTAAAACAGAAAATGCAAAGGATGAAATTAAAGGGTATGGACATCCCGAACTTACTCTGGATCATCCAACAGATATGGTATGTAGAAAAAGTGAGTTTAAATGCAGCCGTACTTTGATGATAAAATCAAACAAAGCTGCAATTGACCTTAAAAGGGAACTTGTAGAGGATTTAAAGGAAGGAAAAGATTTAAAGGTAACAATATTGGTAGAATAA
- a CDS encoding zinc ribbon domain-containing protein, producing the protein MATCQKCGTETSDNEKYCLKCGEQMDNGRSYLIVNIITIAAIIIGFIMPFVFIFALIPAVYLYTRPVNSVKQRGKLYIIVTLLLFVIMLIVWSFIDHLI; encoded by the coding sequence ATGGCAACATGTCAAAAATGCGGAACTGAAACTTCTGATAATGAAAAATATTGTTTAAAATGCGGAGAGCAAATGGATAATGGGAGAAGCTATCTTATTGTTAATATCATTACAATAGCGGCAATAATTATTGGTTTTATAATGCCATTTGTTTTTATATTTGCACTTATACCTGCAGTATATTTATATACGCGTCCCGTAAATTCTGTTAAACAACGCGGAAAGTTGTATATAATAGTTACACTGCTTTTATTTGTTATTATGCTCATTGTTTGGAGTTTTATTGACCACTTGATTTAG
- a CDS encoding PAS domain S-box protein, whose product MESKILVVENEYIILKDIESSLENMGFEVVSTASTGAEAIQKARDLKPDLILMDIVLDDEMDGIEAARKIKAIFDVSIIYVTAYGDEKTFKRAKLTEPYGFITKPLSTDELRASIETALYKHKLDKKLKESEDKYRRWFEEDLAGNFIATPEGELLECNPSFLEIYGFNNREKAIHPNISKFNSTDWIDLISRLKDEHKIHDYQSWHKTPNGKQIHIVANVVGVFNDSGELAQVKGYVFDDTKRKKAENLFRKNVEQESFLLELYKRSSQLTDNELYNSVLDHAVSITNSTIGFFHLISEDQKNIILNTWNNEALKTCKTLFKTHYPIEQAGNWTDCIKSEGPVVYNDFKNSPNRKGFPEGHVSVKRFISVPVFDGDKVKFIFGVGNKIEEYDDCDIIQIQSVANELYKIIKRRHGEQELKEARDNLEKMVKERTSELEKAYNIIKESEVKFRALFNKALDMITLSESRNNGLFGNFIEVNDAAVNILGYTREEFLNKTPLNLFAPANKEEVPEFMAELQKKGYIRFESVTITKNGKQIPVEVGVHTFKLGEKKVSLAIAHDITERKKSEKKLKKSENSLAKAQHMAHIGSWESNIQTGEVSWSDELYSIFRVDPNTFDPDFNSFITFIHPDDWEYMKNIIHQVTSKGISVDLDYRIVLADGSTRILNTKAEVTDFDENGKPRLILGTTQDITERKQMEEELQETIQKLKRSNEELQQFAYVSSHDLQEPLRTIASFTQLMERRYKGKLDEDADEFMDYIVAAAVRMKQQINDLLEYSRVSTAENEFKCVNTDSILDQAIINLKSSIDENNAKITRDPLPDVIADGDQLRRVFQNIIGNSIKYRNPDESPKIYISAYKDEKNREYIFSMQDNGIGIEKQYLDRIFRIFQRLHTMDEYKGTGVGLAVVKRIIDHHGGKIWVESELNRGSTFYFTIPIR is encoded by the coding sequence ATGGAATCTAAGATCCTGGTTGTTGAGAACGAATATATTATCTTAAAAGATATAGAAAGCTCATTAGAAAATATGGGTTTTGAAGTAGTTTCAACAGCTTCAACTGGAGCAGAAGCCATTCAAAAAGCTAGGGATCTTAAACCTGATTTGATACTTATGGATATTGTGCTTGATGATGAAATGGACGGTATTGAAGCTGCTCGGAAAATAAAAGCTATTTTTGATGTTTCCATAATTTATGTCACTGCTTATGGCGACGAAAAAACTTTTAAAAGGGCTAAATTAACAGAACCGTACGGATTTATCACTAAACCTCTCAGCACGGATGAATTAAGAGCATCTATAGAAACTGCGCTCTATAAACATAAGCTTGATAAAAAGTTAAAGGAAAGTGAAGATAAATATCGTCGTTGGTTTGAGGAGGATTTGGCAGGTAATTTCATTGCAACGCCTGAGGGAGAACTTCTTGAATGTAATCCATCATTTTTGGAGATATATGGGTTTAATAACCGTGAAAAAGCTATCCATCCAAATATTTCAAAATTCAACTCGACTGACTGGATTGATCTTATATCCCGCCTGAAGGATGAACATAAAATTCATGATTATCAAAGTTGGCATAAAACGCCCAATGGAAAACAAATCCATATTGTTGCCAATGTAGTGGGCGTATTTAATGATTCAGGTGAGCTTGCTCAAGTTAAAGGTTATGTTTTTGATGATACTAAACGTAAAAAGGCTGAAAATCTTTTCAGGAAGAATGTAGAACAGGAAAGTTTTCTTCTTGAGCTTTACAAGAGATCTTCTCAGCTTACAGATAATGAATTGTATAACTCTGTATTAGATCATGCAGTCAGTATCACAAATAGTACTATAGGATTTTTTCATTTAATTTCTGAGGACCAGAAAAATATTATTTTAAATACATGGAATAATGAAGCTTTAAAGACATGTAAAACTTTATTTAAAACACATTATCCTATTGAACAAGCCGGTAACTGGACTGATTGTATAAAATCAGAAGGTCCTGTTGTTTATAATGATTTTAAAAATTCTCCTAATAGAAAGGGATTTCCGGAGGGACATGTATCTGTTAAAAGATTTATAAGTGTTCCTGTATTTGATGGGGATAAAGTTAAGTTTATTTTTGGTGTGGGAAATAAAATTGAAGAATATGATGATTGTGATATAATTCAGATTCAATCAGTGGCTAATGAGCTATACAAGATCATTAAACGACGACATGGGGAACAGGAGTTAAAAGAAGCTCGTGATAATTTAGAGAAAATGGTAAAAGAGCGTACTTCAGAATTAGAGAAAGCTTACAATATTATAAAAGAAAGTGAAGTTAAGTTCCGTGCTTTATTCAATAAGGCACTTGATATGATAACCTTATCTGAAAGTCGGAACAACGGGTTATTTGGGAATTTTATTGAAGTAAATGATGCTGCAGTTAACATATTGGGTTACACAAGAGAAGAATTTTTAAATAAAACACCTTTAAACTTATTTGCGCCTGCTAATAAAGAAGAAGTACCTGAATTCATGGCAGAACTTCAAAAGAAAGGATATATTAGATTTGAATCAGTTACCATAACCAAAAATGGAAAGCAAATACCTGTTGAAGTTGGTGTGCATACTTTTAAACTTGGAGAAAAAAAGGTAAGTCTTGCTATTGCTCATGACATTACAGAACGTAAAAAATCTGAAAAAAAATTAAAGAAAAGCGAAAACAGTCTAGCAAAAGCTCAACACATGGCCCATATTGGCAGCTGGGAATCAAATATCCAGACAGGGGAGGTAAGCTGGTCCGATGAATTATATTCTATATTCCGGGTAGATCCAAATACTTTTGATCCTGATTTTAATTCATTTATAACTTTTATCCATCCCGATGATTGGGAATATATGAAAAATATTATACATCAGGTAACATCAAAGGGCATATCAGTTGACTTAGACTATCGGATAGTTTTAGCAGATGGGTCAACACGTATTCTAAATACCAAGGCGGAAGTTACAGATTTCGATGAAAATGGAAAGCCTCGCCTAATATTAGGTACAACTCAGGACATTACTGAACGTAAACAGATGGAAGAAGAATTACAGGAAACTATACAGAAGTTAAAAAGATCTAATGAGGAATTACAGCAGTTTGCGTACGTTTCTTCTCATGACTTGCAAGAACCTCTCCGGACTATAGCAAGTTTTACTCAATTAATGGAAAGGCGTTACAAGGGTAAGTTAGATGAAGATGCTGATGAATTCATGGATTATATTGTTGCTGCTGCTGTCCGTATGAAACAGCAAATTAATGACTTGTTAGAATATTCACGTGTTAGCACAGCAGAAAATGAATTTAAATGTGTTAATACTGATTCTATTTTGGATCAAGCTATTATTAATCTTAAAAGTTCCATAGATGAAAACAATGCTAAAATAACTCGTGATCCGTTACCCGATGTAATTGCTGATGGTGATCAATTAAGAAGAGTTTTTCAAAATATTATTGGAAATTCAATTAAATACAGAAACCCAGATGAAAGTCCAAAAATTTATATTTCTGCGTACAAAGATGAAAAAAACAGGGAATACATATTTAGTATGCAGGATAATGGGATTGGAATAGAAAAGCAGTATTTAGATAGGATATTTAGAATATTTCAGCGTTTACATACTATGGATGAGTATAAAGGAACGGGAGTAGGATTAGCAGTTGTTAAAAGAATTATTGATCATCATGGTGGCAAAATATGGGTTGAATCAGAATTAAATAGGGGTTCTACTTTTTATTTTACTATACCAATAAGATAA
- a CDS encoding ATP-binding protein, giving the protein MRERAKKELLKADKKGYMPKDTSELIYELQIHQVELQMQNKELKESHDEISRLYDQYYELYDHAPVGYFSLNRDGIIRNVNLKGIELLKLSKKDIIGRGFSRFMQKDFENEYYRSLANAINTHENQSVELKLKRNDLSFDVHMNIMPIYERFNECYRITITDITERKKLEKQLMETIDQLKSSNDELQQFAYVSSHDLQEPLRTITSFTQLLERRYKGKLDSDADEFVEYIVDATVHMKQQIQDLLEYSRVKANKEEFKLIDTNNILNKALLNLHYSIKNAKAEITHDKLPNVIGNADQLQRVFQNLISNAIKFRKSEEPLKIHISSYRAEYWEEYVFSVKDNGIGIEEQYFERIFTIFQRLHTREEYHGTGIGLSIIKKIIERHNGYIWVESELGAGSTFYFTIPFKPSEIRGGGISLKK; this is encoded by the coding sequence TTGCGTGAACGTGCAAAGAAAGAACTATTAAAGGCTGATAAAAAAGGTTATATGCCAAAGGATACGTCTGAATTGATATATGAACTTCAGATTCATCAAGTAGAACTTCAAATGCAAAATAAAGAACTAAAAGAGTCCCATGACGAAATTTCAAGGCTTTATGATCAATACTATGAACTTTATGACCATGCTCCTGTAGGATATTTTTCATTAAATAGAGATGGAATTATACGTAATGTGAATTTAAAAGGTATTGAATTACTTAAATTAAGTAAAAAGGATATTATTGGGCGTGGTTTTAGTAGATTCATGCAAAAAGATTTTGAAAATGAATATTATCGTTCATTAGCTAATGCGATTAATACTCATGAAAATCAGAGTGTAGAACTCAAGTTAAAAAGGAATGACCTATCTTTTGATGTGCATATGAATATTATGCCTATATATGAAAGGTTTAATGAATGTTACCGTATAACTATAACGGATATCACTGAACGTAAAAAACTTGAAAAACAGTTAATGGAAACTATAGATCAATTAAAGAGCTCTAATGATGAATTACAACAGTTTGCTTATGTGTCTTCTCATGATTTGCAAGAACCTCTCAGAACTATAACCAGTTTTACTCAATTACTTGAAAGGCGCTATAAAGGTAAGTTAGATAGTGATGCGGACGAATTCGTAGAGTATATTGTAGATGCTACAGTACATATGAAACAGCAAATTCAGGACTTACTTGAATATTCACGTGTTAAGGCCAACAAAGAAGAATTTAAACTTATCGATACTAATAATATACTAAATAAAGCTCTTTTAAATCTCCATTATTCAATTAAAAATGCTAAAGCTGAAATAACACACGATAAACTCCCAAATGTAATAGGAAATGCTGATCAACTTCAAAGAGTATTCCAAAACCTCATCTCAAATGCTATCAAGTTTAGGAAAAGTGAAGAACCGCTTAAAATCCACATATCATCATATAGGGCAGAATACTGGGAAGAGTATGTCTTTAGTGTAAAAGATAATGGTATTGGGATAGAAGAACAATACTTTGAACGTATCTTTACAATATTTCAGCGATTACACACAAGAGAAGAATATCATGGTACCGGAATTGGATTATCAATAATTAAAAAGATTATAGAAAGACATAATGGCTATATTTGGGTTGAATCCGAACTTGGAGCCGGTTCTACTTTTTATTTTACGATTCCTTTTAAACCCTCTGAAATTAGGGGGGGGGGCATTTCTTTAAAAAAGTGA
- a CDS encoding DUF167 family protein, giving the protein MKAVTETNDEILVDIEVSTKSKKFEIIGYNEWREKIEIRIKSVPQKGKANKEIVNEFSRLTGSQVEIVSGLKSHHKTLRVYNLSKSEFLQILKDKFNL; this is encoded by the coding sequence ATGAAAGCTGTAACTGAAACCAATGATGAAATATTAGTAGATATAGAAGTTTCTACTAAATCAAAGAAGTTTGAAATAATTGGTTACAATGAGTGGAGAGAAAAAATAGAAATTAGAATAAAATCAGTTCCACAAAAGGGTAAAGCTAATAAGGAAATAGTAAATGAATTTTCGCGTCTTACTGGGTCGCAAGTTGAGATTGTTTCGGGACTGAAAAGCCATCATAAGACTCTCCGAGTTTATAATCTCTCTAAATCTGAATTTTTACAAATTCTAAAGGATAAATTTAATTTATAG
- a CDS encoding glycosyltransferase family 2 protein yields the protein MKISIVIPALNEEGIVGKTVKSVPVEKLKNNGLDVEILVVDNASTDNTASEAREAGARVVYGEKRGYGNAYLKGFSEAEGDIVVMGDADGTYPFEMTYEFIQPILKGEVDFVMGSRLNGDIKEGAMPALHRYIGNPFLTWVLNVLFKAGISDAHCGMRAIKKDVLDDLNLKSSGMEFASEMVIEAARKNVRMTEIPITYYPREGESKLSSFSDGWRHLRFMMLYRPTPFLLGPGLIVLIVGIALTLGVLFGFQSRRHTLILGSLLLIIGYQMLLAWIQFGAFGMVNGITGTSGTIKKFVNYHSLGRELFLGILLLVCGVLVGFKVLFSWQAVGFGALSEIQFATLALILSILGIQTIFSGMFLSLLLLNSDYDD from the coding sequence ATGAAGATTTCGATTGTTATCCCCGCATTAAATGAAGAAGGAATCGTTGGTAAAACAGTTAAATCGGTTCCAGTTGAAAAATTAAAGAACAATGGGCTTGATGTTGAGATACTAGTGGTAGATAATGCATCAACTGATAACACTGCTTCAGAAGCACGTGAAGCTGGAGCAAGAGTGGTATATGGAGAAAAGAGAGGATATGGTAATGCTTATTTAAAAGGATTTTCTGAAGCAGAAGGGGATATAGTTGTAATGGGGGATGCAGACGGTACATATCCTTTTGAAATGACATATGAATTCATTCAACCTATCTTGAAGGGAGAAGTTGATTTTGTAATGGGCTCCAGGCTCAATGGAGATATAAAAGAGGGTGCCATGCCTGCACTTCACAGATATATAGGTAACCCTTTTCTTACATGGGTTTTAAATGTTCTATTTAAAGCCGGAATTTCTGATGCTCATTGTGGAATGAGGGCCATAAAAAAAGATGTTCTTGATGATTTAAACCTTAAAAGCAGCGGAATGGAATTTGCTTCAGAGATGGTAATTGAAGCCGCTAGAAAAAATGTTAGAATGACTGAAATTCCAATTACATACTATCCTAGAGAAGGTGAATCAAAGTTAAGTTCTTTTTCAGATGGTTGGAGACACTTAAGGTTTATGATGCTTTACCGGCCTACACCGTTTCTTTTGGGTCCTGGTTTAATAGTATTGATTGTAGGTATAGCTTTAACTCTTGGAGTTCTTTTTGGATTCCAGTCCAGACGGCATACTTTAATTTTAGGTAGTTTACTGCTTATTATAGGTTATCAAATGCTTCTGGCGTGGATACAATTTGGAGCATTTGGAATGGTCAATGGAATCACTGGAACTTCTGGAACAATAAAGAAATTCGTTAATTACCATTCACTTGGAAGAGAACTATTTTTAGGGATTCTTCTTTTAGTCTGTGGGGTACTTGTAGGGTTTAAGGTGCTCTTCAGCTGGCAGGCAGTTGGATTTGGAGCTCTTTCTGAGATTCAGTTTGCCACACTGGCTCTGATATTATCAATCTTGGGAATTCAGACTATATTCTCCGGAATGTTCTTGAGCTTGCTGCTGTTAAACAGTGACTATGACGATTAA
- a CDS encoding response regulator has translation MTVNSLINGTIHILLVEDSESDARLVKEFLKEADIDHVLYVVDDGVEALEFMNTHCKAATNYCPDIVMLDLNLPRMGGIEVLKEMKKDDTLKRIPVIVLTTSTSEEDVQECYGNYANCYIVKPSNLADFENIMDTLKEFWFNTTNLPK, from the coding sequence ATGACAGTAAACTCTTTAATTAATGGAACTATTCATATTTTATTGGTCGAAGATAGTGAATCGGATGCAAGATTAGTAAAAGAATTTTTAAAGGAAGCAGATATAGATCATGTATTGTATGTGGTTGATGATGGTGTTGAAGCCCTTGAATTTATGAATACTCATTGTAAGGCCGCTACTAATTACTGTCCTGATATCGTTATGCTGGACTTAAATCTACCTCGAATGGGTGGTATTGAAGTTCTAAAAGAAATGAAAAAAGACGATACTTTAAAAAGGATACCTGTGATTGTTTTAACTACTTCTACATCAGAAGAGGATGTACAGGAATGCTATGGTAATTATGCCAATTGTTATATTGTTAAACCATCTAATTTAGCTGATTTTGAAAATATAATGGATACTCTCAAGGAATTCTGGTTTAATACAACTAATTTACCTAAATAG
- the galU gene encoding UTP--glucose-1-phosphate uridylyltransferase GalU — translation MKAVIPAAGLGTRFLPATKAQPKEMLPVFNKPTIQYVVEEAVASGIDDILIITGKGKRSIEDHFDRAFELEYFLKNGGKTDYLKEVEYISELADIYYVRQKKQKGLGDAIACARKHVDGDPFAVLLGDTIAQSKVPCTKQLMNVYDKYESSVIAIEEVPDEKVERYGIIKGSKIDDSLYKIEDLVEKPKLADAPSNLGIIGRYLLTPDIFDHIDEVEPGVGGEIQLTDALRHLDESYGCIFNGKLHDIGNTVDWLKSSIEIAMEDEDVKKELLEHLSNLLK, via the coding sequence ATGAAAGCGGTGATACCTGCTGCTGGACTTGGTACAAGGTTTTTACCTGCCACAAAAGCACAACCAAAAGAAATGCTCCCAGTGTTTAATAAACCAACAATACAATACGTAGTTGAAGAAGCTGTAGCTTCCGGAATAGATGATATATTAATAATAACAGGAAAAGGTAAACGATCCATTGAAGATCATTTTGACAGAGCTTTTGAATTAGAATACTTCCTTAAAAATGGTGGAAAAACTGATTATCTCAAGGAAGTAGAGTACATATCTGAGCTTGCTGATATTTATTATGTAAGACAAAAAAAGCAGAAGGGACTTGGAGATGCAATAGCATGTGCAAGAAAACACGTCGACGGCGATCCTTTTGCAGTTTTGCTTGGAGATACCATAGCTCAATCTAAAGTTCCCTGTACAAAGCAGCTTATGAATGTTTATGATAAGTATGAATCTTCAGTGATTGCTATAGAAGAAGTTCCTGATGAAAAAGTAGAAAGATATGGTATAATTAAGGGATCTAAAATTGATGATTCTCTTTATAAAATTGAAGACCTGGTTGAAAAACCTAAATTAGCGGATGCACCTTCCAATTTAGGAATTATAGGAAGATATTTACTCACTCCTGATATTTTTGATCATATTGATGAAGTTGAACCCGGTGTCGGTGGCGAAATCCAGCTTACAGATGCTTTAAGGCATTTAGATGAAAGCTACGGTTGTATATTCAATGGTAAACTCCATGATATTGGGAATACGGTGGACTGGCTTAAAAGCTCAATTGAAATTGCAATGGAAGATGAAGATGTTAAAAAGGAATTACTGGAGCATTTAAGCAATCTTCTAAAATAA
- a CDS encoding glycosyltransferase family 4 protein encodes MKIAFIYDAVYPFITGGAEKRVYELARRLVQRGHDVHWYGVGWWWPEKGQKDIEMEGIHLHGVCKPMDLYNCERRSINEAVYFAVRLLPKLGREKFDVIDCQGFPFFSCFTAKLNSLFGGSPLIITLHEVWNDYWYEYLGKAGFFGKLVEKVMVNLTGRIITVSKKTKFDLKAIKSSEKSLVIPNGIDFNYISKIGPAGEKSDVIFAGRLIKEKNVEVLIKAISNVKEKIPDIKCCIIGDGPERAKLEKLVQELNIQDNVEFKGFMKDYDNLISYMKSSEVFVLPSTREGFGIVVIEANACGLPVVVVDHKMNAASDLIINNKNGIVSGFSKDDIAENIINMINKKKEMQDGCIQTSKEYDWDKIVDTLEEFYKR; translated from the coding sequence ATGAAAATTGCTTTTATTTATGATGCTGTTTATCCTTTTATTACTGGAGGGGCGGAAAAAAGAGTCTATGAACTGGCAAGACGGCTTGTTCAAAGGGGCCATGATGTCCACTGGTATGGTGTCGGCTGGTGGTGGCCTGAAAAAGGGCAAAAAGATATTGAAATGGAAGGAATTCACTTACATGGTGTTTGCAAACCTATGGATTTATATAATTGCGAAAGAAGGTCTATAAATGAAGCTGTCTATTTTGCAGTGCGTCTCCTTCCAAAACTTGGAAGGGAAAAGTTTGATGTTATTGACTGCCAGGGATTTCCTTTCTTTTCATGCTTCACAGCCAAGTTAAATTCTTTATTTGGAGGTTCTCCACTTATAATTACATTACATGAAGTATGGAATGATTACTGGTATGAATATCTTGGAAAAGCAGGATTTTTTGGCAAATTAGTTGAAAAAGTAATGGTTAATCTTACAGGTAGGATTATAACAGTTTCCAAGAAAACAAAATTTGATTTAAAGGCAATTAAATCCTCTGAAAAGTCATTAGTTATTCCTAATGGTATTGATTTTAACTATATCTCTAAAATAGGTCCTGCAGGTGAAAAATCAGATGTTATATTTGCAGGCAGGTTAATCAAAGAAAAAAATGTTGAGGTATTAATTAAGGCTATCTCTAATGTAAAAGAGAAAATTCCAGATATAAAATGCTGTATAATAGGCGACGGTCCAGAAAGGGCAAAACTTGAGAAACTGGTACAAGAACTTAATATACAGGATAATGTTGAATTTAAGGGTTTTATGAAAGATTATGATAACTTAATTTCTTACATGAAGTCTTCTGAAGTTTTTGTTCTGCCTTCAACAAGGGAAGGATTTGGAATAGTCGTAATTGAAGCAAATGCATGTGGACTTCCGGTTGTAGTGGTAGACCACAAGATGAATGCTGCATCTGACCTTATAATTAATAATAAGAATGGAATTGTATCTGGTTTTTCTAAAGATGATATTGCAGAGAATATAATTAACATGATTAACAAAAAGAAAGAAATGCAGGATGGTTGTATTCAAACTTCAAAGGAATATGATTGGGATAAAATAGTAGATACTCTGGAAGAATTTTATAAACGCTAA
- a CDS encoding GIY-YIG nuclease family protein, whose amino-acid sequence MATYCLIIQLSQDSTIKIGKIGEIEFKKGYYVYVGSALNSIDSRIRRHLSKEKKLFWHIDYLLNSPNSNVKEVILERSPEKWECDVAMEISKKGTSTDRFGCSDCKCSSHLFYFESKKTAEDTCLYSFKKLKLTFQKIEN is encoded by the coding sequence ATGGCAACATACTGTCTCATAATCCAATTAAGCCAAGATTCAACAATTAAAATCGGAAAGATTGGAGAAATAGAATTTAAAAAGGGTTACTACGTATATGTAGGATCTGCACTTAATTCTATAGACAGCAGAATACGTAGACACTTATCAAAAGAGAAAAAATTATTCTGGCATATTGACTACCTTTTAAACTCCCCAAATTCAAATGTAAAAGAAGTAATACTGGAAAGAAGCCCAGAAAAATGGGAGTGTGATGTTGCCATGGAAATTTCAAAGAAAGGAACGTCCACTGACAGATTCGGTTGTTCTGACTGCAAGTGCAGTTCACATTTATTCTATTTTGAAAGCAAAAAAACTGCAGAGGATACATGTTTGTATTCATTTAAAAAATTAAAATTAACTTTTCAAAAAATAGAAAATTAA